Within Runella rosea, the genomic segment CTTCAATCAACAAATGATAGTTTTGCGGAGCCAAATAAACACATTTTTTTTGGATGGGTTCTTTATCATCTGGCTCTTTTACGATTATTTCTTTTCGTTTTACGGCCAAAATCTGTTCCATCTCGCTGATAACGTTTTTGGAACGGTGAAGAACAATGACAACGGCAAAATCAAACGGTGAGGGCAGCGCTTCTATCAGCTCACTGATCACAGGAATACTACCTGCGGAGCCGCCAATCACAACTATATCAACGCTGCTTTTTGTCATTGCTTCCCTTGGTTTTTATTTTTTCCGTCGGTAAATACGGGTTAACGGACTAATAGCTTCAAATTGCTCTTTTATATCCGTAAAAAGTAAAGACTCTTTGATGCCGATGGCCAGATACCCCAAGGGCGACAGGCTGTCGTGAAATAAATGAACCGCCCGGTTTTGTAATTCCTGATTGAAATAAATCATGACGTTGCGGCAGCATATCAACTGAAACTCGTTAAACACTTGGTCCACGGCCAGATTATGTCGCGCAAAAACGACCTCTTCACGGTATTCTTTGTGAATAATCGCATTATCGTATTGCGCAGTATAGTAGGCTGAAAAATCATTTGTTCCGCCCGATTTAATGTAATTTATGGTGTACTCTTTGATCTGTTTTAAGGGAATAATTCCCTGACGTGCTCTTTCCAAATTGACAGGATTGAGGTCGGTCGCGTACATTCTGGTCCGGTTCAGCAAGCCCGCCTCTTGTAGCAGAATTGCCATCGAGTACACTTCCTCTCCCGTGGCACAGCCTGCGTGCCACACTTTAATAATCGGATAAGAAGCCAACGTAGGAATCACTTTTTCCCGAAGCTCTTTATAAAAAATAGGGTCTCTAAACATCTCCGTCACGTTGACCGTAAGGGTTTCCAGAAACCACGCAAAAAAAGATTTATCGTTGATTAAATGATATTTTAACTCATAACTGGTCTTGAACTCCGCTATCGCCATACACCGAGCCACTCTTCTCAACAGTGACGACCGAGCATAGTCACTGAAATCATACCCATGTTGGGTATAAATGAGTTGAATAATCTCGTTTAACTCTTCAGCAGTAAGTTGTGTTTGAGTATCCATTATTTATTTGGAAAGCCATACGCGCATCAGGGAAAAAAGTTGACCCGTATCCACTGGTTTTGTAATATAATCTGACGCCCCCGCTTCAATCACTTTTTCACGATCTTCGGGCATGGCCTTGGCCGTGAGGGCGATAATGGGCAATTTAGATAACCGCAAATCATGCCGAATCCGAGATGTGGCCTCGTACCCATCCATTTCGGGCATCATAATATCCATCAATACAATATCAATATCAGTGTGAAGCCGAAGTTCTTCAAGTGCCTCTCTGCCATTATCGGCCGTAATGACTTTCATCTGTTGCTCTTCCAACAATGTGCTCAAAGCAAATACGTTGCGCATGTCATCATCTACCAGCAACACCTTTTTACCTTCCAATCCACCGCTACTGAAAGCCACGGTGGGCTGGGGCAGCTTTTTGGTTTCTACTTCCTGCACTTTAAAGAGGAATAATTCCATTTCATCCATTAGCCGCTCCATAGATTGCGTAGACTCCCGAATAATCACGCTCGAAAGTTTCTTAAGCTGACGCTCCTTGGCCAGGTTGAGGTCTTCGTCGATGTACACAATCACGGGCAAGACCTTCGAGGCACTAACCTCTTTCAAGCGTCTTAGCCTTTCCATGCCTTGGTCCAAATTTTTGCGGATGTCCACAATCAGGCAGTCATAATCATTCTGGGCTATGTGGTCGGCGGCATCCTGCTCCGAAACAACCACTTCCCATTTGAGGTCAGGATAGCGCTTTCCTAGCACCTGACCAATGGTGTTTCGTTGAATAAACTCCCCGACCAATATCAGTACTTTCTTGATTTTAACATTCAATTGAGCTTCCAACAAACTAAATACCTTTTCTAAGTCTTGGGTTTTGACGGGCTTTTGGATAAACGCCTGCGCCCCCTCCAATGACAGACTTGAAGCATCTGCACCAGAAATAACATGCACAGGAATGTGCTTTAATTGTTCGTCATTCTTAATCCATGAAAGAATACTCTGCCCATCGACAACGGGCAACTGCACGTCAAGAATGATGGCCGAGGGCTGGTACTTCTGGGCATACATCATTCCCTCGTCGCCTTGCAACGCCACGATTGTTTTATAATTTTTATCGCGGGCTAAATCCCTGACAATCCCCGCAAACATGGGATCATCTTCGATAATCAGCATCACCAAATCTCCTTTTTCAATCGAATGCCGGTCGTCTTCTATTTTGGTCTGCGATACAATCTCTTTGTGAAACTCGGTCATGGAAAAGTTCCGCTTTTCGCTTATCGTCAGCGATTCGGAACTGGCAGCCGCTGCCCCAGCGTTGGTTTTGAGCGGTATAAAAACCGAAAAAGTACTGCCTTTCCCCACTTCACTTTGAAGTCTCACTTCTCCGCCCAGTCGTTTTACCAATTCTCTGATGATGGATAGCCCCAGGCCCGTGCCGCCATATCTACGACTGGTTGACCCATCGGCCTGTTGGAATGCCTCAAAAATGAGCTGTTGTTTTTCGAATGGAATCCCCACTCCCGTGTCCTCAACACTGATGGCCAATACCTGCTCGGCCTTTTTCAGGGCCTCGGTGGCAAAGTCAGGCTGAGGCTCAACGGCCGCAAACGAAAGCGTAATTTGCCCGTTTTTTGGGGTAAACTTAAACGCATTGGACAATAGATTTTGAATGATTTGTTCCAATCGCTGTTTGTCGGTGTGCAACGCTGTCGGAACGGAAGCCTCGATTTTTGTCAAAAAAATCACCCCTTTTTCGTCGGCCACCACCTCAAACAATTGCTTAATATCCCTTAAGATATTTTTAACAGGTACATTTTCAAACTGAAAATCAATCTTACCCGCTTCAATCTTCGACAAATCCAGAATATCGTTGATGAGTTTTAGCAGGTCAGTTCCCGATTTACGAATCACGTTGGCGTATTCAACCTGCTTATCGGTTAGGTTTTTTGACTTATTTTCCGACAACAAGTTGGCCAAAATCAAAACACTATTGAGCGGGGTACGCAACTCGTGCGACATATTGGCCAGAAACTCAGATTTATACGTACTCGTCACTTCCAACTCCTTCGCTTTCAGGGCCAATGCTTGTCTTGCTACTTCTATTGCTTCATTTTTTTCTTCCAACTCCGAATTAATGTGTCTCAATTCTTCTTCCTGCACCCGCAACTCTTCTTCAGACGCCATCAGGCTCTCGGTTTGGTGCG encodes:
- a CDS encoding CheR family methyltransferase; translated protein: MDTQTQLTAEELNEIIQLIYTQHGYDFSDYARSSLLRRVARCMAIAEFKTSYELKYHLINDKSFFAWFLETLTVNVTEMFRDPIFYKELREKVIPTLASYPIIKVWHAGCATGEEVYSMAILLQEAGLLNRTRMYATDLNPVNLERARQGIIPLKQIKEYTINYIKSGGTNDFSAYYTAQYDNAIIHKEYREEVVFARHNLAVDQVFNEFQLICCRNVMIYFNQELQNRAVHLFHDSLSPLGYLAIGIKESLLFTDIKEQFEAISPLTRIYRRKK
- a CDS encoding response regulator translates to MKLTIAAWLLIGSAFTILIGIFLGISFFNTIQRQVEEAEWVKEKNETLDQLLTLEKLLVDIETGQRAYRSTNEKRFLSSLNQAQINIGLVEDNLTNSFRENSPKLAQLAQIQQSVQSLVQLWSSTSENDSGLNRQSLIEITALEKKEMDNVRMLVKKIYTAERYELSKREASIKTLIENLTRKTVLGTFLLFLVAAVLTYFYALEFKSRKKIENQLSKNVEELEELNHSIKERSWYLAGLTVLNDALQNINTLEALGQSALKSITDYLELPAGGMYILDESEKLALKASVALSAQVSQSYALGEGLVGQAALERQIRITKLIPSSYWTIESGSGATNAGEIACIPLWYGKELKGVIELASFSPFPDHHIELLKKVSKDISLSVNEIQSRLKVGRLLEQLKEQKAILENQQDELRQTNEELSHQTESLMASEEELRVQEEELRHINSELEEKNEAIEVARQALALKAKELEVTSTYKSEFLANMSHELRTPLNSVLILANLLSENKSKNLTDKQVEYANVIRKSGTDLLKLINDILDLSKIEAGKIDFQFENVPVKNILRDIKQLFEVVADEKGVIFLTKIEASVPTALHTDKQRLEQIIQNLLSNAFKFTPKNGQITLSFAAVEPQPDFATEALKKAEQVLAISVEDTGVGIPFEKQQLIFEAFQQADGSTSRRYGGTGLGLSIIRELVKRLGGEVRLQSEVGKGSTFSVFIPLKTNAGAAAASSESLTISEKRNFSMTEFHKEIVSQTKIEDDRHSIEKGDLVMLIIEDDPMFAGIVRDLARDKNYKTIVALQGDEGMMYAQKYQPSAIILDVQLPVVDGQSILSWIKNDEQLKHIPVHVISGADASSLSLEGAQAFIQKPVKTQDLEKVFSLLEAQLNVKIKKVLILVGEFIQRNTIGQVLGKRYPDLKWEVVVSEQDAADHIAQNDYDCLIVDIRKNLDQGMERLRRLKEVSASKVLPVIVYIDEDLNLAKERQLKKLSSVIIRESTQSMERLMDEMELFLFKVQEVETKKLPQPTVAFSSGGLEGKKVLLVDDDMRNVFALSTLLEEQQMKVITADNGREALEELRLHTDIDIVLMDIMMPEMDGYEATSRIRHDLRLSKLPIIALTAKAMPEDREKVIEAGASDYITKPVDTGQLFSLMRVWLSK